A single Sphingomonas kaistensis DNA region contains:
- a CDS encoding acetyl-CoA C-acetyltransferase yields MTAAYIVDARRTAGGKRGGALRDWHPADLGAAVLNALVDKSGIDPVAIEDVIVGCVSQIGEQSFHVGRNMVMASKLPDSVPAVTIDRQCGSSQQALHFAAQAVMSGTQDVVIAAGVESMTRVPMGTPVILPMQAGIGQGPWSKAILDRYGVTEFSQFTGAEMIAKQYDMTREELDTFALGSHRKAEAAIEADAFADEIVPLEVTDADGNRHHHTRDEGVRAGATMEGLASLKTLKPDGVITAGNASQICDGASGALIVSERALKEHGLTPLARIDNLTVTAGDPVVMLIEPIRATRRALERAGRVIDDIDLYEVNEAFAPVPLAWLRELEADPERLNVNGGAIALGHPLGASGTKLMATLVHALKARGKRFGLQTMCEGGGIANVTIIESLA; encoded by the coding sequence ATGACCGCAGCCTATATCGTCGATGCCCGCCGCACCGCTGGCGGCAAGCGGGGCGGGGCGCTGCGTGACTGGCACCCGGCAGACCTCGGCGCGGCGGTGCTGAATGCGCTGGTCGACAAGAGCGGAATTGATCCGGTGGCGATCGAGGATGTCATCGTCGGCTGCGTCAGCCAGATCGGCGAACAAAGTTTTCACGTCGGCCGCAACATGGTGATGGCGAGCAAGCTCCCCGACAGCGTGCCGGCGGTCACCATCGACCGGCAATGCGGCAGCAGCCAGCAAGCGCTGCACTTTGCCGCGCAGGCGGTGATGAGCGGGACGCAGGACGTGGTGATCGCCGCGGGCGTCGAAAGCATGACCCGGGTGCCGATGGGCACGCCGGTGATCCTGCCGATGCAGGCGGGAATCGGGCAGGGGCCGTGGTCCAAGGCGATCCTCGACCGCTACGGCGTCACCGAGTTCAGCCAGTTCACCGGCGCCGAGATGATCGCGAAGCAATATGATATGACCCGCGAGGAGCTCGATACCTTTGCGCTCGGCAGTCACCGAAAGGCCGAAGCGGCGATCGAAGCCGACGCCTTTGCCGACGAGATCGTCCCGCTCGAGGTGACCGATGCCGACGGCAATCGCCACCACCACACGCGTGACGAAGGCGTTCGGGCGGGGGCCACGATGGAGGGGCTCGCCAGCCTCAAGACGCTGAAGCCCGATGGCGTCATCACCGCTGGCAACGCGAGCCAGATCTGCGATGGCGCGAGCGGCGCGCTGATCGTCAGCGAGCGCGCGCTGAAAGAGCATGGCCTGACCCCGCTGGCGCGGATCGATAATCTGACGGTCACGGCAGGTGATCCGGTCGTGATGTTGATCGAACCGATCCGCGCCACCCGCCGCGCACTGGAGCGGGCGGGGCGGGTGATCGACGATATCGATCTTTACGAAGTCAACGAAGCCTTTGCGCCGGTACCGCTCGCCTGGCTGCGCGAGCTCGAAGCGGATCCCGAGCGTCTCAACGTCAACGGCGGCGCCATCGCGCTCGGCCATCCCCTGGGCGCCAGCGGGACCAAGCTGATGGCGACGCTGGTGCATGCCCTGAAGGCGCGCGGCAAGCGGTTCGGGCTGCAGACCATGTGCGAAGGCGGCGGCATCGCCAACGTCACCATTATTGAAAGTCTTGCTTAG
- a CDS encoding fimbria/pilus outer membrane usher protein, with the protein MSSLATIKPVGLVLNGLPQEQPTLVGTVGGQLAMLRDDLIALGIIVPPMRNHNRIGEQDFVRVSDVAGLSGRLSEDEDALLLTASPSAFVATRRSARVGAAAPPVSTILPLGFLVYDVSLANERGGIRASGLFDAGASGSWGVAGTTLLLAAGGKRPVRLDNSFQRDFPAQRLRLVIGDSFTRASDFNGSARFGGVRIGTDFALAPGEIGYPLPVLAGSALVPSTVELLAASGRQSHEVGPGRFLIEAPPVISGAGEVVMTIADVTGAVRQVRQSFYTSNRLIRPGLTDFSLEVGALRRRYGQRSASYGPAFAALGLRRGLNSSITAGARIEASQTSVMGGATVNAVVGRVGEIAVAGALSRSGARAGSLWRAQAQRLGPRGSFLVSYLRSNGTFARVGDDRAALGATSRHEFSATAGLVLPVGQISVGVVDAGLRDGSRYRLASAGYSASVRSVFLSASLRASRLNGGTDKGFFLSLSRPLGRHGSAALTADKGQVTSSYQWSAPDRQGVSFGVASTRSGGDMRFNGYALALSSFGDLEMTAFRADRRLAMRASARGALVLIEGRLVPTPRLHDGFALVEVESKTGVRILQEGRPVARRARAGRPVLLTGLQPFAANRVGIRTEDLPLDIDLDDDEGVAVPGFRQAALVRFGTTEARAPRTIALVDEQGRPIGPGFEVMLDDQRIGVTGHDGLVFLAGGGDGQRLRVKTTEGRCEAMVPVLRSTSSLGPAAPIVCRPSPRERAQ; encoded by the coding sequence GTGTCGTCGCTTGCGACAATAAAGCCCGTCGGCCTGGTCCTGAACGGCTTGCCTCAGGAACAGCCGACGTTGGTCGGGACCGTCGGGGGGCAACTGGCGATGCTTCGCGACGACCTCATCGCGCTCGGGATCATCGTGCCTCCCATGCGAAATCATAATCGGATCGGAGAACAGGATTTCGTTCGCGTGTCGGACGTCGCCGGGCTTTCGGGACGGCTTAGCGAAGACGAGGACGCGCTGCTGCTTACCGCGTCGCCGTCGGCCTTCGTGGCGACGCGTCGTTCTGCGCGGGTGGGGGCCGCTGCGCCCCCGGTTAGCACCATTCTTCCGCTCGGCTTCCTCGTCTACGACGTGTCGCTCGCCAATGAGCGAGGCGGCATTCGGGCGAGCGGATTGTTCGACGCCGGGGCGTCGGGCAGTTGGGGCGTGGCGGGAACGACCCTGCTTTTGGCGGCCGGCGGGAAGCGGCCCGTTCGGCTCGACAACAGTTTCCAGCGCGACTTTCCGGCGCAAAGGCTGCGGCTCGTCATCGGCGACAGCTTTACCCGGGCCAGCGATTTCAACGGCTCGGCGCGCTTCGGCGGCGTGCGGATCGGAACCGATTTCGCGCTTGCGCCGGGCGAGATCGGCTATCCCTTGCCCGTGCTCGCCGGTTCGGCGCTCGTACCCTCCACCGTCGAATTGCTTGCCGCCAGCGGTCGGCAGAGCCACGAGGTCGGACCCGGCCGCTTCCTGATCGAAGCGCCGCCGGTCATCAGCGGCGCGGGCGAAGTGGTGATGACAATCGCGGACGTCACCGGAGCGGTGCGGCAGGTGCGGCAGAGCTTTTATACCAGCAACCGCCTGATTCGGCCGGGGCTGACCGACTTCTCGCTCGAAGTCGGCGCCTTGCGTCGGCGCTACGGACAGCGCAGCGCTTCCTATGGGCCTGCCTTCGCGGCGTTGGGCCTTCGCCGGGGCCTAAATTCTTCGATCACGGCCGGGGCTCGGATCGAGGCAAGCCAGACCTCGGTCATGGGCGGGGCGACGGTGAATGCGGTGGTCGGACGCGTCGGCGAAATCGCGGTAGCGGGGGCCTTGTCGCGCAGTGGTGCGCGTGCCGGTTCCTTGTGGCGTGCGCAGGCGCAGCGGCTGGGGCCGCGGGGCTCGTTCCTGGTCAGCTACTTGCGAAGCAACGGGACATTCGCGCGTGTGGGCGACGATCGCGCCGCGCTCGGTGCCACCAGTCGGCACGAATTCAGCGCCACCGCTGGCCTGGTCCTCCCCGTCGGCCAGATCAGCGTCGGTGTGGTCGATGCCGGCCTTCGCGACGGCTCACGCTATCGCCTCGCCTCAGCCGGCTATTCCGCGAGCGTGAGGTCAGTCTTCCTGTCTGCCAGCCTGCGCGCCTCGCGCCTCAACGGCGGGACCGACAAAGGCTTCTTCCTGTCGCTCAGTCGCCCGCTGGGACGACATGGCAGCGCCGCTCTCACCGCCGACAAGGGGCAGGTGACAAGCAGCTACCAATGGAGCGCGCCTGATCGGCAAGGCGTCAGCTTTGGCGTCGCGTCCACCCGTTCGGGCGGCGATATGCGCTTCAACGGTTATGCGCTTGCATTGAGTTCGTTCGGCGACCTCGAAATGACGGCGTTCAGGGCGGACCGGCGACTGGCGATGCGGGCAAGCGCGCGCGGCGCTTTGGTGTTGATCGAAGGCCGCCTGGTGCCGACGCCGCGCTTGCACGACGGTTTCGCTCTCGTCGAAGTCGAGAGCAAGACGGGGGTGCGCATCCTGCAGGAAGGACGGCCGGTCGCGCGTCGGGCGAGGGCGGGACGTCCGGTTCTGCTTACCGGCCTGCAGCCCTTTGCCGCCAATCGTGTCGGCATTCGTACCGAAGACCTTCCGCTCGACATCGACCTCGACGACGACGAGGGCGTGGCCGTTCCGGGCTTCCGCCAGGCCGCGCTGGTTCGCTTCGGAACGACCGAAGCCCGCGCCCCGCGAACCATTGCGCTGGTCGATGAGCAGGGCCGACCGATTGGACCGGGCTTCGAGGTCATGCTCGACGATCAGCGGATCGGCGTCACCGGGCATGACGGATTGGTCTTCCTTGCCGGTGGTGGCGACGGGCAACGGTTGCGGGTGAAGACGACGGAAGGTCGGTGCGAGGCGATGGTGCCGGTGCTGCGGAGTACAAGCAGCCTCGGACCCGCAGCGCCGATTGTTTGCCGGCCTTCACCAAGGGAACGCGCGCAATGA
- a CDS encoding DUF2231 domain-containing protein: MASITAPRRVIHPVHALLLGSSFSLFLGALLADWAYSSTKEVQWINFAAWLNAGALVFAGLALAWAIIDFFRSDVGRDRNSILYVLMLLATFVIGFITALIHSKDGYATMPAGLMMSLITFLLVAASVWLGFSTLRSGARR; this comes from the coding sequence ATGGCCAGCATCACCGCGCCGCGACGGGTCATTCACCCGGTGCACGCCCTTCTCCTCGGTTCGAGCTTTTCGCTTTTTCTCGGCGCCCTGCTGGCGGACTGGGCTTATTCGTCGACCAAGGAAGTGCAGTGGATCAATTTTGCGGCCTGGCTGAACGCCGGGGCATTGGTGTTCGCCGGGCTGGCGCTGGCGTGGGCAATTATCGATTTCTTCCGTTCCGACGTAGGGCGGGATCGGAACTCGATCCTTTATGTCCTGATGCTGCTCGCCACTTTCGTGATCGGGTTCATCACGGCTCTCATTCACAGCAAGGACGGATACGCAACGATGCCGGCCGGGCTGATGATGTCGCTGATCACCTTCCTGCTCGTCGCCGCGTCCGTTTGGCTCGGTTTTTCCACCCTTCGCTCGGGAGCCCGTCGATGA
- a CDS encoding cytochrome c oxidase assembly protein: protein MSIPAGREWLPYCGAAPVPADLLGRWNLDALLLAGIGLVALLLWRAGETGVQRRLTIAAVALALFLFVSPFCALSSALFSARVTHHVLLAAVLAPLLIYALPEAKTRWPGSLGLWTGVQAVTFWLWHAPGLYAEALSSDAIYWAMQASLTLTAMGFWGALRRASALTSVAALLVSTVQMGLLGALITFAGAPLYAPHFFTTEPWGFSALEDQQMAGLIMWAPSAGLYLAAALIIAQRWFAAEDRGIAA, encoded by the coding sequence GTGAGCATCCCCGCCGGCCGTGAATGGCTCCCTTATTGCGGCGCGGCGCCAGTGCCGGCGGACCTGCTGGGCCGCTGGAACCTGGATGCCCTTCTGCTGGCCGGTATCGGCCTCGTCGCGCTGCTGTTGTGGCGGGCGGGGGAGACGGGCGTCCAACGGCGACTGACGATTGCCGCCGTCGCCCTTGCCCTGTTCCTGTTCGTGTCGCCCTTCTGCGCGCTGAGTTCGGCCTTGTTCAGCGCGCGGGTGACGCATCACGTGTTGCTGGCCGCGGTGCTGGCGCCGTTGCTGATCTATGCTCTGCCCGAAGCCAAGACACGCTGGCCGGGGTCGCTCGGGCTGTGGACCGGGGTGCAGGCCGTTACCTTCTGGTTATGGCATGCGCCCGGGCTTTATGCCGAGGCGCTGAGCAGTGATGCGATCTACTGGGCGATGCAGGCGTCCCTGACGCTGACCGCGATGGGCTTTTGGGGAGCGCTGCGGCGGGCCAGCGCGCTGACGTCGGTCGCGGCACTGCTGGTCAGCACGGTGCAGATGGGCCTGCTCGGCGCGCTGATTACCTTTGCCGGTGCGCCGCTTTACGCCCCGCATTTCTTCACCACCGAGCCGTGGGGCTTTTCCGCGCTCGAGGATCAGCAGATGGCCGGGCTGATCATGTGGGCGCCGTCGGCCGGTCTGTATCTCGCCGCCGCCCTGATCATCGCGCAGCGCTGGTTCGCTGCCGAGGACCGCGGGATCGCGGCATGA
- a CDS encoding sorbosone dehydrogenase family protein: MKSPTLFAAVSLACLVSACGKDPDARQFGPNPTLPDAHRGLVPTLKIASPAGWGENRPTVPQGFTITPIATDLKIPRQMLVLPNGDILVAEGKGGADAPAMRPKDIIAGYFMAKGTSSVKGGDQLTLLRDANGDGTYEGRTVFAKNLNAPYGLALVGNQLYVANQDALVRFAYQPGQTAASGPPVEVTKLPSAINHHWTKALTASPDGRFLYVGIGSNSNIGERGMEVEEDRAVVWEVDAQTGASRRYATGIRNPTALTIQPGTGRLWAVVNERDELGPNLVPDYLTSVRQGAFYGWPYAYWGANPDRRVQPFKEDMVAKTIKPDYSLGSHHAPLGIAFSNGAMGANFADGVFIGEHGSWNRGTPVGYRVSFVPFRGGWPSGQPVDFVSGFQADGKTFGRPVGVTVDPRGALLVADDLSNTVWRVTPTRTQAPARVASVR, from the coding sequence ATGAAGTCGCCCACTCTCTTCGCCGCCGTTTCGCTCGCGTGCCTGGTGTCAGCCTGCGGTAAGGATCCCGACGCGCGGCAATTCGGACCCAACCCCACGCTTCCCGACGCGCACCGTGGCTTGGTTCCCACGCTCAAGATTGCGAGCCCCGCCGGGTGGGGCGAAAACCGGCCGACGGTGCCGCAGGGCTTCACGATCACTCCCATCGCCACCGATCTCAAGATCCCCCGTCAGATGCTGGTCCTGCCCAACGGCGATATTCTGGTTGCCGAGGGGAAGGGCGGGGCCGATGCGCCCGCGATGCGGCCCAAGGATATCATCGCCGGCTATTTCATGGCGAAGGGCACCAGCAGCGTGAAGGGCGGTGACCAGCTGACTCTGCTGCGCGATGCCAATGGCGACGGGACCTACGAAGGTCGCACCGTGTTCGCCAAGAACCTGAATGCGCCTTACGGCCTCGCCCTCGTCGGCAACCAGCTCTACGTCGCCAATCAGGATGCGCTGGTGCGCTTCGCCTATCAACCCGGCCAGACTGCTGCGAGCGGGCCGCCGGTGGAGGTCACCAAGCTGCCTTCCGCGATCAATCATCACTGGACCAAGGCGCTTACCGCCAGTCCCGATGGCCGCTTCCTGTATGTCGGCATCGGCTCCAACAGCAACATCGGCGAGCGGGGCATGGAGGTCGAGGAGGACCGTGCCGTGGTCTGGGAAGTCGATGCGCAGACCGGTGCGTCGCGGCGCTATGCGACCGGCATCCGCAACCCGACCGCACTGACCATCCAGCCCGGCACCGGCCGGCTATGGGCGGTGGTCAACGAGCGTGACGAGCTTGGGCCCAATCTCGTCCCCGATTACCTGACCTCGGTCCGTCAGGGCGCCTTTTATGGGTGGCCTTATGCTTATTGGGGCGCCAATCCCGATCGCCGGGTCCAGCCGTTCAAGGAAGACATGGTCGCCAAGACGATCAAGCCCGACTATTCGCTCGGCTCCCACCACGCGCCGCTCGGGATCGCCTTCTCAAATGGCGCAATGGGCGCGAACTTCGCCGATGGTGTGTTCATCGGCGAGCATGGCAGCTGGAACCGCGGAACGCCGGTCGGGTACCGGGTGAGCTTCGTTCCCTTCCGCGGCGGATGGCCGAGCGGGCAGCCGGTCGATTTCGTCAGCGGCTTCCAGGCCGACGGGAAGACCTTCGGACGGCCGGTCGGCGTGACCGTCGATCCGCGCGGCGCGCTGCTGGTGGCCGATGACTTGTCGAACACCGTGTGGCGGGTCACGCCGACGCGGACGCAAGCGCCGGCGCGGGTCGCCTCTGTCAGGTGA
- a CDS encoding spore coat protein U domain-containing protein, translated as MTRTVVCRRLWRVLAALILAMLPAAASACISCSCTTSASSLSFGTYDSVSALPRDASALVSIDCNGLVALLGVVEVRVGTGSSNNQLQRTMVQAATGLNYNLYADIARSQILGDGTGGTTTATASLNGLLTSSTVIPVFGRIPAGQWVGSGTYTDTVIITVQY; from the coding sequence ATGACCCGTACTGTAGTGTGCCGACGATTATGGCGCGTCCTCGCGGCCCTGATCCTCGCGATGCTGCCGGCCGCGGCCAGCGCCTGCATCTCGTGTTCGTGCACGACGTCAGCCTCGTCGCTCAGTTTCGGGACTTACGATTCCGTGTCGGCTTTGCCGCGCGATGCGAGTGCGCTCGTGTCGATCGATTGCAACGGCCTTGTCGCGCTTCTCGGCGTGGTGGAGGTAAGGGTCGGGACGGGCAGCTCGAACAATCAGCTGCAAAGGACGATGGTGCAGGCCGCCACCGGACTGAACTACAATCTTTATGCGGATATCGCGCGGAGCCAGATATTGGGCGACGGGACGGGCGGGACGACCACCGCGACCGCCAGCCTCAACGGACTTCTGACCTCCAGTACCGTGATCCCGGTCTTCGGGCGAATACCGGCGGGCCAGTGGGTGGGAAGCGGGACTTATACCGACACGGTGATCATCACCGTCCAATATTGA